The genomic segment GGTCGCGATCATGAACAGGGCCAGTACCGCGTGGATGATCTTGCGCATTCCTGCTCCTCACCTTCCGGAGGACTCCGATTATGGCCTCCCGCGTCATTCCCGTGCGCGACAGAAAACCGGACAGGTTCAGACCAGTCGGTTGACCCGTACCGCCGATGCGCTCGACGATCGAGCGGAACCGGGAGGAATTGCTGTGAAGTCATTCCGCAGGCTGTCCGCCGCCGTACTGGTATTGCTGGCGACGCTCATGGTGGGTCATCCGGTCGGCGCAATCGCCGCCGCGAAAAAGGGCGTCAGCGTGAACACCGTCCCCGGAGTGGACCAAGCACTGCGCGATGTGCGCGCCGGCTGGTTCTACAACTGGGCCGCCGATCTACAGGGCGTCACCAAACCGGACGGCACCGAGTTCGTGCCGATGATCTGGGGCGCTGGCGCGGTCACCCCGGAGAACCTGGCGAAGGCGAAGTCGCTGGGCACCAGCTTGCTGGGCTTCAACGAACCCGACATGGCCGGGCAGGCGAACCTGACGGTCGAGCAGGCACTTGACCGGTGGCCCCAGCTCCAGGCCACCGGGATGCGGCTGGGGGCGCCCGCGGTCGCTTTCGGCGGCGATCAGGCGGGCGGCTGGCTCGACCGGTTCATGAGCGGCGCCGCCGCCAGGGGCCTGCGGGTGGATTTCATCCCGTTGCACTGGTACGGCAGCGACTTCTCCGCGGCTGCCGTCGATCACCTCCGCGGTTATCTGCAGAACGTGCACAACCGGTACGGCAAACCGATCTGGCTCACCGAATACGCCCTCATCGACTTCACGCAGAGCACTCCGCGTTATCCGAGCCAGGACCAGCAAGTGGCTTTCGTCAAGAATTCGTCAGCCATGCTGCAAAGCCTGTCTTTCGTCGAGCGCTACTCCTGGTTCACCCTGTCCACCACCACCGCGCCCACCGGCCTCTACGACGGCGCCACCGCCAATGCCAGCGGGCAGGCGTACCGGTCGGCGGGCTGAGGTGAACCCGGCCGCGAGAGCACTGGCGCTGACCGCCGCGCTGGTGGGTGGCCTGCTCAGCGCACCATCCGGCGCACGCGCCGCCGAGGCCGTGTGCTTCCTGGCTTGCGACGCGCGAGATCCCGTCCATGCCGGGCAGGAAGCGTTCCCGGTGCCGGAGGAGAACCTCAACGGCCGCAGGCTGGTGCTCCATGTGTCCGATGTGGACGGAATGGCGTGGGGCAGCATCGACCACGGCGTCCAGGGCGACGCGGTGTGGCTGGACCGGTCGTGGGACGGCGGCCGCACCTGGGAAGGCCTGCTCGGCAAGGCGAGCATCCCGGGCACGTGGACCGGCACCCGCACGCTCATGTACAACATCTCCGATCCCGGCGGCCACCGCCGCGGCCTCCTCCGTGCCTGCGGGGACGCTGCCGGAGTCGGCTGCACGCAGTGGGTGTACCCGGCGGTCTGCGACGTCCTGTGCGATCAGACCGACAGCGGACAGGCCGACGGTGACGTGCAGCCGGTGCCCGCGACGACCCTGAACGGCCGCGTGATCCGCCTGCACACCGACCGCGCGGGCATGGCCTGGGCCAGCGTCGAAGCGGGCGGACCCGGCGACGAGGTCTGGCTGGACCGCTCGTGGGACGAGGGCGCCACCTGGCCGGACGGCTCGTCGCTCGGCCGCGTCACCGCGACCGGCACCAGCGCCCGGACCAGCCTGTTCGCCACCCGCGACCCGCGCGGGCGCCTCTACGGCGGCGTGGTCCGCGCGTGCGGGCGCGCCTCCACCGGCCCGAACGGCAGTTGCACGGCCTGGGCGCGCCCGGCACCCGCGCGCGCGAGCGCGGCCGCCGACGCGCTCATGTACTCCTACGACCCGTTCCCCGGCTGGTGGCCGAGCAGCTGGTGGAACTCGGCGGCCGCGCTGACCACGCTGATCGACCACGGCGACCCGCGGTACGACTGGGTCATCGGCCGGACGTTCGAGCAGAACCGGGGCACCTTCCCCGCCGGGGCCCGCGGCAGCGACCCGATCGAGGGGAACTTCGCCAGCCGCGCGATCGACGACTCGGCCTGGTGGGGCCTGGCGTGGGTGGCGGCGTACGACCGCACCGGCGACGCCCGCTACCTGCGGATGGCGACCACCATCGCGGACTACGTGCACGGCTACTGGGACACCGGCACCTGCGGCGGCGGCGTGTGGTGGGACCGGGAACGCACGTACAAGAACGCCGTCACCGCCGGGCTGTACCTGCGCCTCGCCGCGGCCGTCCACAACCGGACACCGGGCGACACCGCCTGGCTGGACCGCACCCGCACCGCCGCGAGCTGGTACCTCGGCAGCGGGCTGATCAACAGCGCGAACCTGGTCAACGACGGGCTCACCCGCGACTGCCGCAACAACGGCCAGACGGTCTGGACCTACAACCAGGGACTCGCCATCGGCGGCCTCCTCGAAGCGTGGCGGGCCACCGGGGACGGCGCCCTGCTCGACATGGCCGGGCGGCTCGCCGACGCCGCCGTCACCGGCCTCACCCGCGACGGCGTGCTGACCGAGTCCTGCGATGCCGGCACGAACACCTGTGACGACAACCAGAAGCAGTTCAAGGGCATTTTCAGCCGGTACCTGGCCGACCTGGCGGGGGTCACCGGCCGCTACGGCGAGTTCACCACCCGCCAGGCGGCGTCGATCTGGTCCCGCGCCCGGGATCCGCTGAACCGGATCGGGCAGCGCTGGGCCGGCGCGAGCCCGGACCAGGTCGACTGGCGCACGCAGGCGAGCGGCCTCGGCGCCCTCGTCGCCGCGCGGTGACGGAGTGGTTCGGACCCCCAGCCCGAACCCCCGGACACCGCACACAGTCGATCGGCCCGCCCTCGAGCGGACCGATCGATGTTTCCCCGTCTCGCCTGTGTCAGCTGACATAGAATCAGATGACCGGCATATGCGCTAGGGTGTGCCACGAATTCGCCGGTCACCTCACGAGGAGAGCGATGCCCACCCGCCGTGCGGAAACCAGCCAGGAGAGCCGCCGGTTGCTGGTCGAGGCGGCCGCGACGGCCTTCGCGGACCGGGGGTACCGGCAGACGACCGTCGCCGAGGTGGCCGAGCTCGCCGGCATCAGCCGCGGCTCCATCCCGTGGCACTTCGGCAACAAGGAGGGCCTGCTGCTCGCGGTGGTCGAGCACGCCTTCGAGTTGGTCTCCCGCAACACTGCCGAGCCGCGGCTCCCCGGACCGGAGGGGCTGCGGGACCTGACCGACCAGAGCGCGGCGTTCGTCCGGCAGCCGATCACCAAGCTGATGATCAGCCTGCTCGCCGACGCGATGGACGAGGACTCGCCGGTGCACGACCGGTACGTCGAACTGCACCGCGCGATGCGCGCCCACATCGCCGCCTGGGCCGAGCAGCCGTACGACGGGTGCGGGCTGCCCGAGGGCGTCACCCCCGACGACGTCGGCGTGGTGGTGCTCGGCGCCTCCATGGGCATCCACCAGCAATGGCGGCTGGCGCCGGACCGCGTCGACCTCGACCGGGCCTTCGACAGCCTGCAGCGGATTCTCCTGGCGGCGGTCCAGTCGCGCGCCTGACATTCCGGCCGATTCGAAACCATGCGTATTCACGCACGCTTTTGATGGCGGTTTTGCCGACCGCACGTACAGTCGATCACGCTCTGGATTCGCCGAGGCGTTTTGGCGACTGGTCAAAGTGTTCCGCAAGATCAACTTTCGAGTGGGGATATCCACTCGATAGTCGGAAGCGGGCAATGAAAACGCGTGGCGTGGCCATTCTGCCGGACAGCGGCGGATACGGACGGCGACTACGTTCGGAATCGACGGCCGAAGCCGAAACGCTTTTTCGAAATATGTTCGTCTACTGTGGACTTGCCTGCCGGCAGGAAATGAGGAACTTTCATGGCAGGGCTCATGACCGCGCGTCCGCCAGCACCCCGCAGGAACGTCGTGCGCCGGCTGGTGGCCGCCGGCGTGCTGCTCGTGCTCCTGGTCCCGCTCACCGCCCACGCGAACCGCTACCCGCCGCGGGTGCAGGTTTTCGTGGCCAACACCGGATCCGACAACGTCACCGTCTACGACACCCGGCGCCGGGAGGTGGTGGCCACGGTGCCGGTCGGGGATTCGCCGGTCGGCGTCGGCGTGGTGCCCGGGGGTGAGCGGGTCTACGTGACCAACGAACTGGCCGACACGGTCTCGGTGATCGACGCACGCACCTACGCGGTGGTGGCGACCGTGCCGGTCGGGGCCAACCCGTTCGGCGTCGCCGCCACACCGGCGCACGTCTACGTGACCAACTTCGGCGACGGCACGGTGACCGTCATCGACGCCGCCACCGGCACCCCGGTGCGCGACCTGCCGGTCGGGCGGTTCCCGCACACGCCGGTGACCAGCCCGGACGGCCGCCGGGTCTACGTCACCAACAACGGCTCGCAGAGCGTCTCGGTGATCGACACCAGCACGCAGGAGGTGATGGCGACCTACCCCGTCGGCACCTACCCGGCCGGGATCGCGACGAGCCCGGCCGGCGACCGGATCTACGTGGCCAACACCGGTTCCGACAGCGTGACGGTGGTCGACACCGCCGCCGGGACCACCGTGGCGACCGTGCCGGTCGGCGAGTCGCCCATGGGTGTCTCGGTGACGCCGCGGGGTCAGGTCTACGTCGCCAACGCGGGCTCGGACGCGGTCTCCGTGCTCGACGGCCCGGCCATCACGGCCAGCTCGCCCGGCGTGGTCACCTCGACGGTTTCCGTGCAGGCACAACCGGAAGGCGCCGCCGCCGCCCCGGACGACAGCTTCGTCTACGTCACGAACACCGCCGCCGACTCGATGTCGGTCATCGACACCGGCACCTTCACCGCGACCGCCACCGTGCCGGTCGGCAGCAAACCGGAAGGCCTCGCCGTCTCCTCCTGATCCGACGCGACTGGCTCTCGGGAAAAGAATTCGAAGAAGCCGAGAAACCGCCGCCCGCGAGGTGCGAGCGGCGGCCGGGGGAAGCGGCTCAGCTGTGGGTCACTTCGACGTCGTAAATCTTCACTTCGCCGTAGTTGCTGCTCGAACACGGCGACGCCTTTTCGCAGTTGGCCTGCGTGTACGCGCCAGCCTTGAAGTAACCGCCGGTGAAGTTGTCGGAGAGCGTGGCCTTGAGGACGCCGTTGTAATAGGCCTTGATCTTGCCGCCGCTCACCACGAACTTCGCCTGGAACCGTTCGCCGAGTTCGTAGCTGTCGTCGACCAGGGTGAAGTCCTCGTCCTCGTCCCCGTGGGTGACGTAGAGCTTCTTGTCCTCCAGGCGGAAGACCGACACGTCGTCGTCGGCGTCGTGGATCTGCCCGGCGACCACGTGCGGCTTGCCCTTCGGGAGCGCGGTGATGGCCTGGTCGATGGTCATCGTGTGCGTGCCCGAGGTGGAGGACCAGCTGGCCTTCGTCTGGCCGGAGCCGGTCATCTCCCGCAGTTCCGACCGCGGGTAGTTGGACCCGCTCGTGGTCACGCCGTTGACGGCGGCGCGGAACTGGACCGCCGTGCAGTCCGGCGTGGTGGTGAACCACGGATCGATCGAATACGTCGCGAGCGCCGGCTGTTCGACGTTCTTCGGCTTCTCCGCCTCGCCGATGGGCAGCCCGACGTACCACTTCCGCAGGTCCAGCACATCGGCCGGGTAGGCGCAGGTGCCGCCCCCGCCGCCGTCCGTCCCGAGGACGGCCGCCTCGGTGATGCTGGTCCACTCGTTGGCCGTGTTCCCGTGGCCGACCACGCGCACGTACCGGGCGGAACCGTCGGCGAAGTCGTAGTTCTGCGGCTCCAGCGTGGTGTCACTGCTGACCTTGTTCGCCAGCACGGTCTTCCACGAAGAGCCGTCGGCGGAGGTTTCGACGTCGAAGGTGTGCTTCCTGGTGTCGCCCTTGTGCCAGGCGAGGGACACCGAGCCGACGGTCTGCGCCGTGCCGAGGTCGTACTGGATCCACACCCCGTCGCCCTCGGCGGACCACCGCGTGCTCAGATCCTTGTCGAGCGTGTTGGCCGCGACATTGCCGTCGTCCGCGCTGGCCGATGCTCCCGTGATCTGCAGGGGAGAACCCGCCGCGGCCGCGACGGCGGGGACCGCGCCGGGGACCCCGGCCACGACCGCCGCCAGCACCACGCCAAGAGTTCTTCTCATGAGGACCTCACTTCGGTTGGACACCTGACCAAAATGGCCACCGCGGGCGGGACCGGTCCCGGGAACGATCACCTAGCGTCCTTCCCGGGGGCGGAACTCCGACAAAATTTGGGAGAAGGATGCGGTCGATCAGACTGGCCGCGGGTGTGGTCGCCTGCGCGTTTTCGATGAACCTGGTGGCACCCGCCGCGAACGCCACCGAAGCCACCGGCGGGGGTGGGTGCACCCGGCCCGCCCAGGTGCTCGACCTGAAGAACTGGAAGATCACCCTGCCGGTCGACGACCCGGCCCAGGTGGGTCCGCAGCCGCTGGAAATCCGTCAGCCCCGGCTCAAGGGGTACGCGGTCGACCCGTGGTTCGTGCCGACCGCGGCCTGCGACGGCGTCCGCTTCCGCAGCGCGGTCAACGGGGTGACCACGCCCAACAGCAGCTACCCGCGGTCGGAACTGCACGAGATGACGCGCGCCGGCACGCAGCACATCAGCTGGCCGCCGGATTCGGGCAGCCACACCATGGTCATCGACCAGACGATCACCCACCTGCCCAACGACAAGCCGCACGTGGTCGCGGGCCAGATCCACGACGGCGAGGACGACGTCACCGTCTTCCGGCTCGAAGGCCAGAAGCTCTACGTCACCAACGGGGACGACCCGAACTACGCGCTGATCGACGAAAACTACGTGCTCGGCACCCGGTTCCAGGCGAAGTTCGAGGTGCGCGACGGCCGGATCGAGGCGTTCTACAACGGGGTGCCCAAGGTGACGCTGCCGGCCACCTTCGCGGGCGCCTACTTCAAGGCCGGTGCCTACACGCAGGCCAACTGCGCGAGGTCCGCCCCCTGCGAGGCGGGGAACTTCGGCGAGGTGATCATCCACGGGCTGTCCGTGACGCACCGGTGAGCCACCGGCCTTCCCGAAAGCGCCTCGGGTAGCACAGCGAACTGGCTACACTACCTTGCGTGCGCACGGGAGACGTGATCGACGGGCGTTACCAGCTGGAAGAGGTCACCGGCGGTGGGGCCGGTGGCCTGGTGTGGACGGCTTTCGACCGCAAGCTCAAGCGCAAGGTGGCGCTCAAGCGGCCGCACGTGATGGCCAGCGAGGCCGACCGGCTCCAGTTCGTCCGCGAGGCCGAGACGGCGGCGCAGGTGCACCACCCGAACGCCATCTCGATCTTCGACACGGTCGATGCGGACGGGTGCTGGCTGGTGATGGAGTACCTGCACGCGCGGAGCCTGGACAAGGTGCTGGCCGAGCACGGGCCGCGGCCGCCGGAGTGGGTGGCGACGGTGGGCGCGCAGATCGCGGCCGCGCTGGCCGCCCTGCACGACTGCCGGATCGTGCACCGGGATGTCAAGCCGGGCAACGTACTCGTCACCGACGACGGGCTCGCCAAGCTGACCGACTTCGGCATCTCCGTCTGGCGTGAGGTGACCTGGACCCACGACGGCAACCTCAGCGGCACCCCGGCCTTCGTCGCGCCCGAGGTGGCGAAGGGACGCCCGGCCGACGAAGCCTCGGACGTCTATTCGTTGGGCGCCACGCTGTTCACCGCGCTGGAAGGCGAGCCGCCGTTCGGCACCGGTGAACCGGCGGAGATCCTGGAGCGCGTCCGCGGTGGCGAAGTCCCGGAGTCGTCCCGGGCGGGGCCGCTGGCGCCACTGCTCGGGGACATGCTGGCGGTCCGGCCGGATCGGCGGCCGGACGCCGAACAGGTCCGGCAGCGGCTCGAGGAGATCGCCGGCCCCCAGCGGGTCGCCTGGTCGTCCGCCACGGCTGCCCGCCGGCCGTGGTGGCGTCGTCGCACGCCTTGGGTGCTGGCCGCGATCGTGCTCGCGGCGACGGTGACCGCCGCGACGCTGGTTCCCTTGCTGTGGCGGGGAGAACCCGCCGAAGACCTGGTGGGGGACGAGCACACCGCCTCGCCCTGCGCCCTGCTAGACGCGGAGGCGCTGAGCGCGCACTTCGGTGTGCCGACGCAGTTGCACCAGGCGATGGGCAACTTCAACCGCTGCGACGTGCTCCTCTCCCCGGGAGCCGGTGCGGCCGCGGCGGTGGACATCGAGGTGCAGCTGCTCCGGCTCAAGCGGCACCCCGTGGTCGGGCAGATGTTCGAAGACGAGGGCCCGCCGGAGGAGGACGAATGCGCCCGGCCGGTGAAAGTGGACGACCGGTACGGCATCCAGATCGCGGCGAAGGGTTTCCACCCCCAGGAACGGCTTTGCGCCACCGCCGACGTGGCCGCGGAACAAGTGCGCGGCGTGCTCGAGCGTGGGCCGATCCCGCGCCGCGCGGAGCCGCTGCCCGCGTCCTCCCTGGCCTACGTCGACGCCTGCACCTTGCTGGACAGCGCCGCGCTGGCCGTCTACCCCTCGATCGATGCGGGTGCCGGGGCGAAGGGCTTCGGCGGGTGGCGTTGCCGGTGGTTCGGCACCGCCGACCAGATCGACGTCCTGATGCGGTACGACCAGCATTCCAGCACTTCGGCGGTCGAGGGGGACCCGATTCCCTTCCCCGGCCGCGAAGCCCACATCCGGGCGGAGGCCGAAGCGTGCACGGTGCACGTGATCCACCGGCCGTCCGGGCAGCCGACCGGGCCGACGATCGACGTCATGGTGCTCACCGTCGGCGGCCCCCGCCCGGATCCGGCGTACTGCCCGCGCGCGATCGAACTGGCCGAGGCGGCGGCGTCCCGGTTGCCGCGCTGAGGGGAGGGGTCCCCGCGGCTGTGGTCAGACTGGACCGCCACCGGGAACACGAGGAGGCAGGCATGACCCGCGAAAGCCTGGCGCGTGGCGTACCCCCGGCCGCGGCGAGCACCGTCGTCGCGCTCACCGTGACCGGCCGGATCACCGCCGGTCCGGTGGAAGGCCGCACGATCCGGTTCGGCCGCAACCGCACCGAGGTCGACCTGCCCGTCGGCGAGACCGATCCGCGGGTGAGCCGGCGGCACGGCCTGCTGGTCCGGCGGGAGTCCCACTGGTGGGTCAGCAACACCGGGCGGCTCCCCATCCGGCTGCCCAAGGCGAACTGGTTGTTCCCCGGTGAGGAGCCGATCCCGCTGCCCACCGGGTACACCCCGATGTTCATCCGCGGTTCCCGCGACCGCGAACACCTGCTCGAGCTGTACATCTCCGGCGAGGACGGCGGACAGCCCGCGGCCAGGCACGACGCGGTCACCCACCAGCCCCGGCAGTGGCCGCTCACCCCCGACGAACGCCTGCTGCTGGTGGTGCTGGGCCAGCGCTACCTCTTCCACGACGCCAACCCGCAGCCGATCTCCCGCCAGCAGGCCGCGCTGATGCTGGCCGAGTTGCAGCCGGAAGCGAACTGGAGCGTCAAACGGGTGGAGCACATGGTCTCCGACGTCCGCGTCCGGCTGTCCGCGGCGGGGGTGCACGGGCTGCTGCGGGAGGAAGTCGGGGAACCGGTGGGAAACACGCTCAACGACAACCTGCTCCGAGAACTGATCCTGTCGACCACGCTGGTGCCCCCGGACCTGTCCCTGCTCGATTCCATCTGACCTGCGATACCCGGGCGGGACTCTCTGCTTTGGACACTCGGAAGGTGGGCAATGGCAACGTGGCCGAGTCAGCCAGCAGCCATGGTGGCCCCACTCGCCTGCTTGTCCACAGTGGACTGTCAGGTCGGCGTGCCGGGGAGTGGGGGTGCGGGCTGCCGGTGGTCCGGCCTGCCGGAATAAGCTCTGCCCGTGGTCAACCTCCGGTGGGTTTCGAAGCTGCGCGGCGGCGCGGTCTGGTACCCGGCGATCGGGCTGCTGCTCTTCGCCGGGTCGCTGGTGCCGGCGCTGCACAGCCAGGGCACGCAGTTCGGCGGCATGCCCGCGCGGCCTTACGACCTGCTGGCCATCCTCGCGGTCGCCTTCCAATGCGTTCCGCTCGCGGTGTGCCGCCGGTGGCCCGTCCTTTGCGTCGCGGTGGTGGGGCTCGGCTTCGCCATCGACCAGCTTCGCGGGTACCACTCGTTCGCGGGCACGGCGCTGCCCATCGCGGTGCTGATCGCGAGTTCCCAGCTGCAGCGGCGACGCCGGACCGTCGCGCTCGCGCTCACCACGGCGTACGTGCTGCTGGTGGTCACGTTCGAGCTGCTCGGCGCGGGTGAGTCGCCGGCCGAATACGTGACGTTCTACCTGGTGATCGCCTTCGCCTGGGGCATCGGGGTGTGGTGGCGGTCCACCCGGCTCGCCGACGCCGAACGACGCCTCCGTGTCGCGGAGGAAACCCGCGCCGCCGAACGCAGCCGCATCGCCCGCGAACTCCACGACGTCGTGACCCACCACGTGACGGCGATGGTCGTGCAGACCGAAGCGGCCCGCTACCTGACCACCAAACCGGAACGCCTCGACCAGACCCTGACCGACGTCACGGACACCGGCAGGCGCGCCCTCACCGACCTGCGGCACCTGCTGGACGTGCTCAACCCCGACCACAGCACCCGGGCCGACGGGCTGCGCGACCTCGTGGAGCAGACACGCCGGGCCGGGCAGCCGGTCGAGTTCACCGAGCAGGGCACCCCGGCGGAACCGTCCGGCAGCGCCGGTCCGGTGGCCTACCGGGTCGTGCAGGAGGCCCTGACCAACGCCCTCAAGCACGCCCACGGCAGCCCCACCTCGGTGCAGGTCCACCACGGCGACCGGGAGATCACCGTGGAGGTCAGCACGGACGGTGTCAGTACGGAAACCGCGTCCCTGGGCGGAAGTGGCCGGGGACTCGCCGGGCTCGGTGACCGGGTCGGCGTCCTGGGCGGCGACTTCAGCGCGGGCCGCAGCACGAGCGGCGGCTTCTACGTGCGGGCCCGCATCCCGGCCGGGAGCTCGTCGTGACCGCGCCGATCCGGGTCCTGGTCTGCGACGACCAGATGCTGGTCCGCACCGGGCTGGTGACGATCATCGACGCCCAGCCCGACCTCGAGGTGGCGGGCGAGTGCGGGGACGGGCAGGCCGCGGTCGACCTCGCCGCCCGCCTGCGCCCGGACGTCGTGGTGATGGACGTGCGCATGCCGGTGCTCGACGGCAT from the Amycolatopsis magusensis genome contains:
- a CDS encoding glycoside hydrolase family protein; this translates as MTRTADALDDRAEPGGIAVKSFRRLSAAVLVLLATLMVGHPVGAIAAAKKGVSVNTVPGVDQALRDVRAGWFYNWAADLQGVTKPDGTEFVPMIWGAGAVTPENLAKAKSLGTSLLGFNEPDMAGQANLTVEQALDRWPQLQATGMRLGAPAVAFGGDQAGGWLDRFMSGAAARGLRVDFIPLHWYGSDFSAAAVDHLRGYLQNVHNRYGKPIWLTEYALIDFTQSTPRYPSQDQQVAFVKNSSAMLQSLSFVERYSWFTLSTTTAPTGLYDGATANASGQAYRSAG
- a CDS encoding glycoside hydrolase family 76 protein; the protein is MNPAARALALTAALVGGLLSAPSGARAAEAVCFLACDARDPVHAGQEAFPVPEENLNGRRLVLHVSDVDGMAWGSIDHGVQGDAVWLDRSWDGGRTWEGLLGKASIPGTWTGTRTLMYNISDPGGHRRGLLRACGDAAGVGCTQWVYPAVCDVLCDQTDSGQADGDVQPVPATTLNGRVIRLHTDRAGMAWASVEAGGPGDEVWLDRSWDEGATWPDGSSLGRVTATGTSARTSLFATRDPRGRLYGGVVRACGRASTGPNGSCTAWARPAPARASAAADALMYSYDPFPGWWPSSWWNSAAALTTLIDHGDPRYDWVIGRTFEQNRGTFPAGARGSDPIEGNFASRAIDDSAWWGLAWVAAYDRTGDARYLRMATTIADYVHGYWDTGTCGGGVWWDRERTYKNAVTAGLYLRLAAAVHNRTPGDTAWLDRTRTAASWYLGSGLINSANLVNDGLTRDCRNNGQTVWTYNQGLAIGGLLEAWRATGDGALLDMAGRLADAAVTGLTRDGVLTESCDAGTNTCDDNQKQFKGIFSRYLADLAGVTGRYGEFTTRQAASIWSRARDPLNRIGQRWAGASPDQVDWRTQASGLGALVAAR
- a CDS encoding TetR/AcrR family transcriptional regulator, which produces MPTRRAETSQESRRLLVEAAATAFADRGYRQTTVAEVAELAGISRGSIPWHFGNKEGLLLAVVEHAFELVSRNTAEPRLPGPEGLRDLTDQSAAFVRQPITKLMISLLADAMDEDSPVHDRYVELHRAMRAHIAAWAEQPYDGCGLPEGVTPDDVGVVVLGASMGIHQQWRLAPDRVDLDRAFDSLQRILLAAVQSRA
- a CDS encoding YVTN family beta-propeller repeat protein yields the protein MRRLVAAGVLLVLLVPLTAHANRYPPRVQVFVANTGSDNVTVYDTRRREVVATVPVGDSPVGVGVVPGGERVYVTNELADTVSVIDARTYAVVATVPVGANPFGVAATPAHVYVTNFGDGTVTVIDAATGTPVRDLPVGRFPHTPVTSPDGRRVYVTNNGSQSVSVIDTSTQEVMATYPVGTYPAGIATSPAGDRIYVANTGSDSVTVVDTAAGTTVATVPVGESPMGVSVTPRGQVYVANAGSDAVSVLDGPAITASSPGVVTSTVSVQAQPEGAAAAPDDSFVYVTNTAADSMSVIDTGTFTATATVPVGSKPEGLAVSS
- a CDS encoding polysaccharide lyase family 7 protein codes for the protein MRRTLGVVLAAVVAGVPGAVPAVAAAAGSPLQITGASASADDGNVAANTLDKDLSTRWSAEGDGVWIQYDLGTAQTVGSVSLAWHKGDTRKHTFDVETSADGSSWKTVLANKVSSDTTLEPQNYDFADGSARYVRVVGHGNTANEWTSITEAAVLGTDGGGGGTCAYPADVLDLRKWYVGLPIGEAEKPKNVEQPALATYSIDPWFTTTPDCTAVQFRAAVNGVTTSGSNYPRSELREMTGSGQTKASWSSTSGTHTMTIDQAITALPKGKPHVVAGQIHDADDDVSVFRLEDKKLYVTHGDEDEDFTLVDDSYELGERFQAKFVVSGGKIKAYYNGVLKATLSDNFTGGYFKAGAYTQANCEKASPCSSSNYGEVKIYDVEVTHS
- a CDS encoding polysaccharide lyase family 7 protein — encoded protein: MRSIRLAAGVVACAFSMNLVAPAANATEATGGGGCTRPAQVLDLKNWKITLPVDDPAQVGPQPLEIRQPRLKGYAVDPWFVPTAACDGVRFRSAVNGVTTPNSSYPRSELHEMTRAGTQHISWPPDSGSHTMVIDQTITHLPNDKPHVVAGQIHDGEDDVTVFRLEGQKLYVTNGDDPNYALIDENYVLGTRFQAKFEVRDGRIEAFYNGVPKVTLPATFAGAYFKAGAYTQANCARSAPCEAGNFGEVIIHGLSVTHR
- a CDS encoding serine/threonine-protein kinase, which codes for MRTGDVIDGRYQLEEVTGGGAGGLVWTAFDRKLKRKVALKRPHVMASEADRLQFVREAETAAQVHHPNAISIFDTVDADGCWLVMEYLHARSLDKVLAEHGPRPPEWVATVGAQIAAALAALHDCRIVHRDVKPGNVLVTDDGLAKLTDFGISVWREVTWTHDGNLSGTPAFVAPEVAKGRPADEASDVYSLGATLFTALEGEPPFGTGEPAEILERVRGGEVPESSRAGPLAPLLGDMLAVRPDRRPDAEQVRQRLEEIAGPQRVAWSSATAARRPWWRRRTPWVLAAIVLAATVTAATLVPLLWRGEPAEDLVGDEHTASPCALLDAEALSAHFGVPTQLHQAMGNFNRCDVLLSPGAGAAAAVDIEVQLLRLKRHPVVGQMFEDEGPPEEDECARPVKVDDRYGIQIAAKGFHPQERLCATADVAAEQVRGVLERGPIPRRAEPLPASSLAYVDACTLLDSAALAVYPSIDAGAGAKGFGGWRCRWFGTADQIDVLMRYDQHSSTSAVEGDPIPFPGREAHIRAEAEACTVHVIHRPSGQPTGPTIDVMVLTVGGPRPDPAYCPRAIELAEAAASRLPR
- a CDS encoding FHA domain-containing protein, which codes for MTRESLARGVPPAAASTVVALTVTGRITAGPVEGRTIRFGRNRTEVDLPVGETDPRVSRRHGLLVRRESHWWVSNTGRLPIRLPKANWLFPGEEPIPLPTGYTPMFIRGSRDREHLLELYISGEDGGQPAARHDAVTHQPRQWPLTPDERLLLVVLGQRYLFHDANPQPISRQQAALMLAELQPEANWSVKRVEHMVSDVRVRLSAAGVHGLLREEVGEPVGNTLNDNLLRELILSTTLVPPDLSLLDSI
- a CDS encoding sensor histidine kinase; protein product: MVNLRWVSKLRGGAVWYPAIGLLLFAGSLVPALHSQGTQFGGMPARPYDLLAILAVAFQCVPLAVCRRWPVLCVAVVGLGFAIDQLRGYHSFAGTALPIAVLIASSQLQRRRRTVALALTTAYVLLVVTFELLGAGESPAEYVTFYLVIAFAWGIGVWWRSTRLADAERRLRVAEETRAAERSRIARELHDVVTHHVTAMVVQTEAARYLTTKPERLDQTLTDVTDTGRRALTDLRHLLDVLNPDHSTRADGLRDLVEQTRRAGQPVEFTEQGTPAEPSGSAGPVAYRVVQEALTNALKHAHGSPTSVQVHHGDREITVEVSTDGVSTETASLGGSGRGLAGLGDRVGVLGGDFSAGRSTSGGFYVRARIPAGSSS